The window tggaagcttatgatagtgatcatgaaacttcggatcaagtcactgccaaacctcgtaggacgacgaggatgcgtactacttcagagtagtgcgtgatcctgtcttggaagtcatgttgctagacaacaatgaacctacgagctatggagaagcgatggtgggcccatattccgacaaatggttagaagccatgaaatccgagataaatagatctttgagaagaagacggatgtggacggtaatgttaccgtctatgaagctcgacttgtggcaaagagtatttccacaagttcaaggagttgactacgatgagatttcctcatccgtagcgatgcttaagtccgtcgggatcatgttagcattagctgcatttatgaaatctggcagatggatgtcaaaacaagtttccttaccagttttcataaggaaaggttgtatgtgatataatcagaaaggttttgtcgatcctaaggatgctaaaaggtatgctagctccagcgatccttccatggactaagagcaagcatctcggagtcagaatatatgctttgatggagtgatcaaagtttttgggtttatacaaagtttgttagaaacttgtatttacaataaagtgagtgggagcgctacaacatttatgataagtatatgtgaatgacatattgttgatccgaaatgatgtaaaatttctggaaagcataaagggttgtttgaaaggagtttttcaaaggaagacctggataaaagctgcttacatattgggcatcaagatctatagagacagctcaagacgcccgatgatactttcaaagaacacacaccttgacatgattttgaaagagttcaaaatagatcagcaaagaaggagttcttggctgtgttacaaggtgtgagtattgagtaagactcaagacctgaccacagcagaagagagagaaaggacgaaggtcgtcctctatgcttcagacgtaggctctacagtgtgctatgctgtgtaccgcacatggagtgtgccttgccatgagttggtcaaggggtacaatagtgatccgggaatggatcacatgacagcggtcgaacttatccttagtatctagtggactaaggaattttctcgattatggaggtgaaaaggagtttgtcgtaaagggctacgtcgatgcgaactttgacactaatccggatgactctgagtagtaaaccggattcgtatagtagagcaattatttgaaatggctccaaatagcgcgtggtatcatccacaagatgacatagatattcgtaaagcacacacggatctgaaaggttcagacccgttgattaataacctctctcataagcataacatgatcaaaccagaactcgttgagtgttaatcacatagtgatgtgaactagattgttgactctagtaaactctttggatgttggtcacatggtgatgtgacctgtcagtgttaatcacatggtgatgtgaactagattattgactctagtgcaagtgggagactgttggaaatatgccctagaggcaataataaataggttattattatatttccttgttcatgataatcgtttattatccatgctagaattgtattgataggaaactcagatgcatgtgtggatacatagacaacaccatgtccctagtaagcctctagttgactagctcgttgatcaatagatggttacggtttcctgaccatggacattggatgtcgttgataacgggatcacatcattaggagaatgatgtgatggacaagacccaatcctaagcctagcacaagatcgtgtagttcgtttgctcagagcttttctaatgtcaagtatcagttccttagaccatgagattgtgcaactcccagataccgtaggaatgctttgggtgtaccaaacgtcacaacgtaactgggtgactataaaggtgcactacaggtatctccgaaagtgtctgttgggttggcacgaatcgagactgggatttgtcactccgtgtaaacggagaggtatctctgggcccactcggtaggacatcatcataatgtgcacaatgtgaccaaggagttgatcacgggatgatgtgagttacggaacgagtaaagagacttgccggtaacgagattgaacaaggtatagggataccgacgatcgaatctcgagcaagtaacataccggtagacaaagggaattgtatacgggattgattgaatccccgacatcgtggttcatccgatgagatcatcgtggaacatgtgggaaccaacatgggtatccagatcccgctattggttattggccggagaacgtctcggtcatgtctgcatggttcccgaacccgtagggtctacacacttaaggttcggtgacgctagggttatagagatatcagtatgcggtaacccaaaagttgttcggagtcccggatgagatcccggacgtcacgaggagttccggaatggtccggaggtaaagatttatatatgggaagtcttattttggtcgcgggaaaagtttcgcactttatcggtattgtaccgggagtgccgaaagggatccgggggtccaccaagggggtccaccagccccggggggccacatgggctgtagggggtgcgccttggcctatatgggccaagggcaccagccccaagaggcccatgcgcaagagataagaaaaaagggagagtcctaaagggggaaggcacctccgaggtgccttggggaggaaggactcctccctggccgcacccttccttggaggaagggccaaggctgcaccccccctctcccttggccctatatatagtggggggagggagggcagcaataccctagcccctggcgcctccctctccctaccgtgacacctcttcctccccgcttgcgcttggcgaagccctgccgggatcctgctacttccaccaccacgctgtcgtgctgctggatctccatcaacctctcctccccccttactgaatcaagaaggaggagacgtcgctgctccgtacgtgtgttgaacgtggaggtgccgtccgttcggcgctaggatcatcggtgatttggatcacgacgagtacgactccatcaaccccgttctcttgaacgcttccgcatcgcgatctacaagggtatgtagatgcactccccttcccctcattgctagagtactccatagattgatcttggtgatgcgtagaaaattttgaatttctgctacgttccccaacacgaagCCCCCGTCCGCCTgctccggcgccgccgccgccggagggctGGCCGGCCAAGCCGCGCCGAGCCCTGGAATGGTGGCGGCGGGGCTGTTCTTCACCGACGAGCTGCTTCTCCTAGCTCTCCCCATCCTCCACGTCCTCGCCATCCGCCCCCGCGTCCCCAACGCCGGAGGCTGGCCGGCACGGCCACGCCGGGTCCTGGCTCTCCTCCGACGTGCCTCCCCTCATTGCGGCGtcccccgcccctcccccacccgCGAGCTATGGGTGCTCTGGCGGCGCTGATTGcccggcggcggctacctcctgCATCGCGCCGGCCGGGTGCGTGGCTGGTGCGAGCTCCCTGCGCGCTCGCCCTCCACCCTGCAGGTGCGGCTTCGGCCCGGCGGCCATGGACGCGTCCCCAACTCCCTCCATGGTAGGCCGGTGCGGCTCCAGACCCGGTATTCCATGTGCGCTGCGTCCCTGTCGGCTCCTCCGGCTCGCCAACATCTCGCCTGCTCCGCTCCAACCCCTGCAGGTGTTCTCGGTTGGCCGGCTTCCACCCCGGTGCGGCTCCGACTCCGGCTTGCTCCTGGAGCTGCGCCCCCTTTCTAGCTCCTTGGTTCGTCCGCGTCACTACGGCAATGGTCCGAACGGCCTGGATCTGCGCTCCTCTCCTGATCGTCGTTCGCCTGGGTCTTAGGTCACCTCCGCTTCGCCGACGCGCATCTACTTCCGCCCAGCCGCCCAACCTCGCCCCGTCTTTCCACCTGTCCCGTAGCTCTCACATCTGGCGGCGTCCGGTGCCTCCTTTGGCGGCGGCCGTAGCTCCCTTTCCTACGGTGGCGGTTCCAACCGACAActtggcttcatcttcttcgaaTCTTGCTCCGACGGCTTGGGATTGCTCAGATCTGGCTAGGTGAAATCCTTGCTCGACCTTTCGATGCTGGCACCAGCGACACCCGCGGGTGCCGTCCCCTTCTTGGAGGCGCTGCCATGGCCGACATTTGTGCCCCTGTTCGAGcaacaggggaaaccctaggtccgGCTATCCGGATCGGGCGGCGATGGCGTCTCGGTGTCCTTCTCCTTCCTGAAGGTGCTGTCTTGTTTGCTCGTTGTGTCCTCGGTAGTGGTTTTGGAGATTGGTCGTCATGTTGGTTTGGTTTGGGTTGCTTCTTAGGATTGCGAGTTTTTCGCTGTGTTGTTTTCTCTTTCTGGGCCGAGCATCCCATGTCTCTCAGCTCCGGATACCATGTTCACGCCTAATGCGTTCGTGTCATGTGTTGTATGATTTGTATCACCATCTGTATTCACTCTTAACTTCTTATATCAATGAAATGATACGCAAGCTTTGCGTATTCGAAAAAAAAGCTCGAGCATGAATGCCGGCGAGGACGGGTAGAGCGAGATAGACGCTGGtgatgcccttatacaggaccAAAACAAACCGACCTAGGGAGCTGACCTAAGTGCTTAGGTAGTGGCCGATGTTTCTGACCTATGTGCGTACGTATTAGATTTCTTAACGTACGGCTGCCCTTGCCAGTAAAAAGGAGTTTTACTTGCTGCCGACATGCAGCCATGCCAACAGACCCGAGCGTGAATTTGCTGTGAGCTTGCGTCGGCGGACGTTTCGATGACAAATGGCGTCGATAGGCAGCGTTGCATGGCCGGAGCTAAAATAAAGACAAAGCTACAAACCACGCCCCGACGGGACGGCGGCCGTCTCTGTTTGCGCGTCTGCCTTGGGCCGGCTCAAACCAATTAAGCTACAAGTACCGTAGCCATACGCCGATGGAGACTGGAGAGCACGAGCTAGGAGCTGATCGATCGATCGAGAGCAATTAGGATCGAGATGGCGGTGTCACGGTGGACGGGGTTTATCGCCGccggcctcctggcgcgcctgcTCATGGTGGCCGTCCTGCTCATGTCCGTGCGCTTCGTTCTGGCCAACTACATCCATCGGGACCATACACAGGGCATCTACAAGCTCCAGAGCTACACGTATGTACCCTGTATCCGATTTATATTCTAGTTCTAGCTAAGCCAGCGCGTAGTACTAATGTACTAGCTAGTGTACTACCACGTACTGCGTCGCTAGCTCTAGCTAACCTCTGAGATGGGACGAGTTCTGATGTGGCATGGCAATGGCATGGCGCACGTACAGTTATGTGGTCGCGTCGGCCGTCGTGGGGACGGCGGGGAGCGTGCTGCAGATACCCGTCGCCATGTACCTGTTGTGCAAGAGCAAAAGGGCGATAACCAGCGCCATCATCCTCGACATCAGCATGCGCGCCGACATAGTAAGCTGCTGCTCTGGCTATGCCTCCTGATTCCCTTTGGTCAAGTTCATGCCAACGATTCGTAGACAGGGTTATGAGCTTATGATGCTTGCTGCGCAGGCGATCAGCGTCGTGCTGGCAAGCGGCGTCGGCGCCGGGTTCGGCGCGACCAACGACGTTCTTCGCTACGTCCGGGCGGGCGAATGGGACGGCAGGCAGGAAGACAAGCAGGCTCTCGTCAACTACTTGAACAGGCGATCATCCCCGTCGTGTTCCTCCTCGTAGGCATGGTCCTGTCCAACT is drawn from Aegilops tauschii subsp. strangulata cultivar AL8/78 chromosome 1, Aet v6.0, whole genome shotgun sequence and contains these coding sequences:
- the LOC109749631 gene encoding CASP-like protein 4D1 yields the protein MAVSRWTGFIAAGLLARLLMVAVLLMSVRFVLANYIHRDHTQGIYKLQSYTYVVASAVVGTAGSVLQIPVAMYLLCKSKRAITSAIILDISMRADIAISVVLASGVGAGFGATNDVLRYVRAGEWDGRQEDKQALVNYLNRRSSPSCSSS